acaaggtctagtaactcAAAGctccacccttcttcccccatatcaaagaacccttaacggtatgtttgtccgggaaggagaagaacacccatgatgtgacttccctgaacccttcgttcaggatggcctgctaaagcccagatttgaaattttccatggctgtcatactttggatgaggcaccccacctcaccaagactgaaacagctgaaatattggacaaccaagctctatggacattgtttaacgaatcgaggcctatggaggacgagactgtgatgactaccctagctctacaagatgaaggtttcaatccaactcggttaatcgctcctacatcaacactagaagaggctgagaacggatgggtgagacatgtcagtgggtcaacgcaaagggaatagagttcaagatgagtacaggcgaaggaccaaggttctacgagactaaacccaaggcttgagccgtagagagcactttagcaaaacgcctagtagttctttagatgatagaaagaataaagctctagatatggtcctaagaaacccttagaatattgattaatttatttcagtgtgttttccttgctttccaaattaataaaggcctaaaatttctcctaaaatattattctaacactaaataagcactaatcatacttgcaaatataaaaatcaaaaaatgtaaggaagcggcccactttaggcccaatagcaaggcccactcggtcttgaatcgtgacatcgaaaccaattcccgaaaatccacaaaataaaccataccatccccttcatatttccaagacataagggtcaaacccgtgcaacccaaagaaaccaaaagaaatcaaatccaaacaatacaaatgtttctcaaaaaaaaaaattcataaaacataatcctATCATTCTCATCATTAataacacgcacctcaacccacccaaaaagcctacgcaaagatcttcatatcttccgcaccctaactccattttcaaagccgtttcgagtcacgaatagaaaaaattaatccggacgaaaatgcgtctaacgctaacagtccaaaaagcttccgaaatagcgtcaaaattgatttctgacgaataaaaagtaaaatgaaacaaataaaaagaaataaacgcaagaacatgtgaaggaaaagaagcaacgcgccaagaaatctgcccagaaatcattttcagcgcccagagctgggcgccgaaatctttaacgccccagcctaggcgctgaatccttctctgcttgccaaattttacccataagtgctcgtcattttatccgcacatacacggaaaaataacgaacacttgggggggggggggtccagcacgtattcagatatacgtaccaaaaattcagacatacgtaccaaaaaaaaaacacatgaaaaaaaaatttgtgCAAAATacatggcttacggcaaagcagcagattaaaataataataaacttcacttattcaaccgtttcaaataatatgtttccatctcagaacatacttatcgaattcggcatcctagaatttattctagctagaactacgcgcgacctgattttaagttaaagttatttaacaagggtACGTAGACAATCCTATTTagggattcggtccaatcaaataaaaaatataatgtgcataagtgttggaaatgagcaaataaaaataaggggagaagcaaaacgaaaacaagaaaaataaaattacgcctttattaatatttaaaaataataagtaggaaaacaaaaagtgctaaggaatgaaaaacaaacacaactgaaataaataaagggcacctacgccctaacaagaactacactactcgagttcttccggatcatcaaataaagttttatagAGGGCAACGTTtgcagggtccacccccacaggcttctgcgctgcccctatatcaatctccataagaacagcctccttgacactaacatccaaggatgccaaggcctcagaaacattttcagtttgaacagctatagcccgctcagcctcaagggcacaaacaatggtaggggaaggattatcaacatcaattggattagccacttgttctactaggggctgaactttcctaacccatacattattacGGCGACGATATCCGCGAGAGCTTACATTCCTTTTTTGAACgacaggccccttcatgttaggcacctttttaggcctagaactggaacggggaggaacttcctttcgctttcgatcaggacgagcttttacagtcttaataccatggtcgcgaggattagcaggatcacggctctcatacttagccctacctcgaggtatcaaaagctcagccgactcttcatttcgagccttagttctcacagccttatcatcggaactcatccacaacttgtagttttcggaaagacccacaaagccatatgtagccacggtccaacgcgggaggccaccataatacttagcccacgcttgaacccgtgcttgtgaaaagaccgctactttaggtggtaccgtatcggaaaacgggatagtctgccttaagccgtattgtcgcatgactcggtaaggaaagatgtaaacgggccgagatagccccaacaaagaaacataaactaacacctcggaaccccccgtcatattagtcaaaccccaccacggtaccacccacttaatagagcatatgccatgagtgaaataggaggcccactcggcctcgtcctggccttggtgcaaatactttcggttacccaaggctatagggcgataatgtttaggatcggcaggagcttctaaaagcctaagtcgttccatgagccaaatctgcaaaaaacgggtacgatcagaaaaataataataaacgaaaTTCCTGcttgggacgcactttcaacgcccaggaccaggcgccagaaatttcgacgcccagctctgggcgctgaaaatcaactCCAGGCAGGGGACTGTCGAGGCaaacgaaaaaagaaaagaaaaagaaaaaatatgtgtatTACTTTGCGTAaataaacgatcgattacctgcagcaatagggggctccccttaaaaatttcagacttggcatccttttttaactcatccgcactcagtaaggtctcggcaacaaccaacggcataatggaatagcaactctccatctggctgatcaaggggatcaaccttatgtcactgaactcgccattgttattcgacagtaaatagtggttcaacaagcagaatacaagtgctcgaatattcaatttctgttcggtcatatttttactaggtctaaagtgatgttttacaagcttttccaaattaaccttatcacccacaacgatctcagcgagcatgttagcatctagtcctaggaaagcccctatagttgttttaccctcttcaacagtgccaggggtagcaggagtagcattggtaggataaccaaggatcgcggcaaattcatctggcaaagggcatacttcattgccccgaaagacaaaaacatggtgatcagaatcccaaaagtttagggccgcatacagaaaattataatcaatattaatttgttgtaagcctaagaatgcttctaagtggtatcctttcaacaaagccttttctgtgggattaatggctcttagccagcgcctaacaactcgttggagggagaaggaaGGAATCGGCATGGCAAGAGTAGGGAAGaataaaagctaagcaattgcaaaagagaggaagattgagagtggggaaaaagaaagacgtacttaacccctatatatacacgaaagcatcaagtgacatcctaatcccattcggaaacgcgttaagaaatccggaaCTAAGAAAAACTGCCAAAATAGAACTTCTAGCGCCTAAGGCTgggtgccgaaatttttaacgcctggccaggggcgccggaaatgtagcccaaggcccggatccttcaaaacgcggagcaggaaatgacttaaaaccgtgttagtagacacgaggccctgttgtatcaagatcaagcccaaagcacctttagagcccgaatagtgaaaacaaatgttaaagcttgtcgaaacttagactcatctcaagaaaaaatatgtgtacatttttcaaggcaatataggaaaaataataatcaaggtcattcttcgaaacacaaaaaaaaatcaagtcgttggtttctcaaattaaaaagcgtttatttgtcataaagatcaatccgggccaaagtaagctcgatgtattaattattgcaaaatgaagcaaactttgtcgcccagaaaatgaagtcgcactccacgacttcatcaaagtagcataccactacaaagatcgctcgcacttacgagcacgatcccataCACGattaaggacgttataaaatacgtacttCTCTTGGCAAAGAACGACCACCAAGTACAactgcttgggggctcgaaagaaagaaaatatgcgTTTCAAAAAAGGGATGCAAGTGGAAACAACGTTTCCAAGCTAcgtcccgtgcttggacaaattcaaaaatGAACTCGACCTCAAAGCAAAAGGTCTCCATTAACATTCACATATGGTCCCACCGGTCATTTcacaaggacccaagtaatggcataactaggccagttctaaacggtgacatacatcctatgagccgtaaagacttgttcaaaaccacgaaaggcaGACGACCACGAAAtgatggtccgtttagacacgttgccgacccacattcaggttgcaactaaatccgaacatccctcgaaagaattcgctcttacaagaatgaataaaaagaaattctcaagagaaatccaaagaacaaatgaaatagggcctggcccacctcgatcgggcaagatcgcgccacgaaccacgcgagtcccaaatcgaaaagacgaattcaggttcgctcacatTCAGCGggaggggtctgcgtcactaaccgcgtaggtcctcagttttcgaaaatgaaaagaaaataaaatcttcaaaacaaaaacaggctctcccaccttcagcgggtggggtctacgtcacaaaccacgaaggtccttattttcaaaacatggaaacagattcgtccacttctatcggacggggtgtccaccctcagcggacaggctcacccaccttcagcgggcggggtctgcgtcactaaccgcgcaggtccttagtcgctgcagcgataacttttcttggtttcccttttccaaaaatcaaaggatggtttcccttttccaaaaatcaaaggatggtttcccttttccaaaaatcaaaggatggtttcccttatccaaaaatcaaaggatggtttccctttttcaaaaatcaaaggatggtttcccttttccaaaaatcaaaggattggttttccgcttttccaaaaaagagcgatgtgctggattttccttcgttttacgtcctataaaaacaagggggttttctcgtttagctaaccctgaaaatgagaatctttaaaaacgttttacctcgtgattgggcttggccaggcctagttacactttatagctttgatttcgaaaacatctttagatacttccaatgacaaagtgagggagtttctatactatcagttaacaaattccaatgacgcgtgaggaatgtgttaacacttcaagtgatgacccttaagtcaaatgttatcactcaggggctcgtgagaccctcgcaaaacaggtcacatacaccatggcttgtatgacgcactccgtctagtactttgaccatcgtctcatctcgagactcagtcaaagtgggggctaactgtagacgcctacttttgtccccgttcccgaaagggaaggttcgatgatgagaacataaatctccacttggcaacgcatctcctataaaataacgaatctcggtcaccctttcatttcagccaaagctgctatttatagaaacctgccgtaaaaggtagttgttaaaagtggcaaaatcataaaagatagaaatctgtcagaattaggtgttgcactccaacataaatcctaaaagagatagaatttacaaaggaattctattcctggtataattcgaaaataagagttacgtattaattaaattc
This sequence is a window from Spinacia oleracea cultivar Varoflay chromosome 1, BTI_SOV_V1, whole genome shotgun sequence. Protein-coding genes within it:
- the LOC130465963 gene encoding uncharacterized protein, which gives rise to MPIPSFSLQRVVRRWLRAINPTEKALLKGYHLEAFLGLQQINIDYNFLYAALNFWDSDHHVFVFRGNEVCPLPDEFAAILGYPTNATPATPGTVEEGKTTIGAFLGLDANMLAEIVVGDKVNLEKLVKHHFRPSKNMTEQKLNIRALVFCLLNHYLLSNNNGEFSDIRLIPLISQMESCYSIMPLVVAETLLSADELKKDAKSEIFKGSPLLLQIWLMERLRLLEAPADPKHYRPIALGNRKYLHQGQDEAEWASYFTHGICSIKWVVPWWGLTNMTGGSEVLVYVSLLGLSRPVYIFPYRVMRQYGLRQTIPFSDTVPPKVAVFSQARVQAWAKYYGGLPRWTVATYGFVGLSENYKLWMSSDDKAVRTKARNEESAELLIPRGRAKYESRDPANPRDHGIKTVKARPDRKRKEVPPRSSSRPKKVPNMKGPVVQKRNVSSRGYRRRNNVWVRKVQPLVEQVANPIDVDNPSPTIVCALEAERAIAVQTENVSEALASLDVSVKEAVLMEIDIGAAQKPVGVDPANVALYKTLFDDPEELE